Within the Streptomyces vilmorinianum genome, the region CAACTCGTCCGCGGCCGCCCGCTTCAGCAGGAACCCGGCCGCGCCCACGCGCAGCGCGTCGTACACGTACGAGTCGTTCTCGAACGTCGTCACCACCACGATCCGCGGCGAGCGCTCCGCCCCCGCCGTCCCCGCCAGGATCTGCTCCGTCGCCCGGATCCCGTCGATCTCCGGCATCCGTACGTCCATGAGCACCACGTCCGGTTGCCGCTCCCGCACCACCGACACCGCCTCGGCACCCGTGGACGCCTCGCCCACGACCTTCAGGTCCGGCTCCGCGTCGAGGATGACTCGCAGGGCCGTCCGCACCATCCGCTCGTCGTCGGCGAGGACGATCCTGATCACCGCGCACCTGCCAGGGGCAGCCGGGCGGTGAGCCGCCAGACGCCGTCCGCCGGGCCGGCCTCGGCCGTGCCGCCGAGCAGGCGGGCCCGTTCCTGTACGCCGAGC harbors:
- a CDS encoding response regulator transcription factor, producing the protein MRIVLADDERMVRTALRVILDAEPDLKVVGEASTGAEAVSVVRERQPDVVLMDVRMPEIDGIRATEQILAGTAGAERSPRIVVVTTFENDSYVYDALRVGAAGFLLKRAAADELVSAVRLVARSDSLLYPAAVRGLAAEHARRRPPVAPPWVARLTEREAEVLRQVATGLTNAEIAGRMGVGPATVKTHVAAVLAKTGARDRTQAVILAYESGFVSPR